The genomic DNA GTCCCGGGGAGCGGCACTGCCGGCGGCCCCTCTCACGCCTcgcttccctccctccctctctctctgtgtccGCAGCCAGCCTGGCGCTGCGCAGGAAGCTGCACCGGCACGGCTGCTCGCACCGGCGCTGCGTGCCGCTCCACTCCAGGGTGCCCTTCCCCTGAGCGCCGCCAGGTAAGCCCGC from Ammospiza nelsoni isolate bAmmNel1 chromosome 4, bAmmNel1.pri, whole genome shotgun sequence includes the following:
- the APELA gene encoding apelin receptor early endogenous ligand codes for the protein MRLQLLLWIVAVLLASLLPASGQRPGSLALRRKLHRHGCSHRRCVPLHSRVPFP